From Bacillus sp. Marseille-P3661:
GCACCGCCTGGAGTATTCTTGATAACGATAATTTGTTTGTTTGGCAAATATTTACTCATGGACTTTTCTATTGCTCTTGCTATTTGGTCTGTAGCACCACCAGCTGAGTATGGCACTACTAATTCAATTGGCTTTGTAGGAAAGTTCTGTTCCTCTGTTTTATTTGATTCCTCTTGATTCTCAGTATTGTTTGATACATTCTGATTCTGAGTATTGCTACAACCAGCAGCTATTAAAATAAACACTAATAAAAATATTAACTTTTTCATTTAAACACTCTCCTTCGTTAATTTTAGTACCCAGTAACAAATTTAGTTAGTTTTTTATCAAATTGTTATAAGACAGATCTAATATCGTCTACTAAACTCTTAAACATGTTTGAGATTAATTGTGTGCTTGTTGGTAATTTGATATATTTCACACCTTGTTCCAACAGAGAGGCTAATTGCTTACTGTCTTTGGCATATCCACCAATATTAAAACCTGCCTCTAATGAGGTTTTATTAATGTAATTAATCATTTCTTGTACTTTGGGGTGATTTACCTGTCCTGGGAAACCCATTGATTGTGACAGATCGTGTGGAGCTACATTAATTATATCCACATCTTTAACTGTTAATATATCTTCTAAATTATGAACAGCTTCCAAATTTTCAATGCTAATTGCAATCAGTATTTCTTCATTAGCAAACTTTACTTGCTCCTCCATTGTTTTTAATCCATACAAACCAGATCGTACGTTATACGACACACCTCTGCTACCTTGAGGATAATATTTAATCCAATTTACAACATTTTGTACTTCCTCTACTGTGCTGACTTGAGGAATATGAATACCATATGCACCAATATCTAAAGCTCTCTCAATAGACGATTGATCAATAGTATTTACCCTTATGAATGGTGTCGATCCTCCACTTTTAATTGCTCGAAAGATATGTTGAGCGCCCTCAAAATTCGTAGGACTATGTTCCATGTCAACAACTACAAAATCCAACCCTGACAAAGCAAGTATTTCCGCAATATCAGGCGAAGGCAATAATAAGAAATTTCCAATTACAGGTTGTCCTTGCTTTAATTTACTTTTAATTGGATTCAACCCAAAAACTCCTGTCTATAAAGTAATTTAAATCTCATTTATTATGGAAAATAACGCTTACATAATAGTGTGCCATTTCAGCTTATTCTATTTTTTTACTACTAATTTTGAAAAGAAAAACCAAGATGTACCATTAAAAGGAACGCCATTCCGATATAATACTACATCTATATTAGTAATAGTTTCTCTTTATAGTCAATAGTTTTAAAACACTTTAGTCAATAATTCTTAAATCATATGGCACCAAAACGTTGCCTGTTATGAGATCCGTTTAATATTTCTATTTGAAAACTAATATATGACAGACCTATAGATCTCTCGGGAAAATTACAAACTATCTTATAATAGTGCTACTCTGATTACTAAACAAGTTTTTATTTTTTCTTTAAAAGACGATAAATTAATACATTTTTATAAAATGATAGGATTAATCAAAGTTACATAATCTTATGTTTCATGCCGGGAATCTTCACTTGAGTACGGTATAGTGTAGTACCTGAAGCTAAAAATAGGCTACAAAAATCAGAACCACCCCAAGTAAAATTAGCTGTCTTTTCAGGAGTTTTTAATACTCCAAGGCAGTTTGCATCTTTATCAAATACATGAACACCACCCGGACCAGTACAATACACATTCCCCAAACTATCTACTTTCATGCCATCTGGCCTTCCTGGTTCCTCGCCCGTAGTTTCTGCCCATACTCTTCCATTCGCTATTGTTCCGTCATCCAAAACATCAAATACTCTAATATGCATACGAGGTGTATCATTAATATAAAGTAATCTCTCATCTAAAGAGAAACATAGGCCGTTGGGATTTTCAAAATCGGAAACTAACAAGGTTAACTCACCCGATTTAGGATCAAACCGGTATACGCCTTGAAAATCCAATTCCTTTTCTCTAGGAATACCAACCTTTGCCGCATTTGGTCCAGTTCTTGCAAATTGAGGATCAGTAAAATAAATACTTCCATCACTTTTTACCACAATATCATTAGGGCAATTTAATTCTTTACCATTGTATTTTGAAACGAGGACTTCCCGATTTGTACCGTCTACATTCCTGCGACTTACAAGGCTAGTTGAATGTTCACATGTAACTAACCGTCCCTCTAAATCATAATAGTTCCCATTTGCCTTATTAGTCGGATCTACTAAAACAGTTAATCCCTTCTTTGAAGACCACCGATAAATTTTACTAGCTGGAATATCGCTAAATGTTAAATGCTCCTCTTTAGGATGCCATACCGGACCTTCAATAAAATCAAATCCAGATTCAATAACCTCTATTTGTTCATTAGGATCAAATATATTTAGAAACTTTTCATCATAAATGTCTAGCTTTATTTGACTCAATTTACTCCACCTCTTTTTCTAATAATTCTTTAGTAGCCATAATCCCCTCTTTATATGCCGGGATTCCGCCAATCGTTATAGTTTGGGCTATTGTCATAAATACCTCTTCTTTAGTTGCTCCATGATTTAGCGCTAGACCTGCATGTGTATTTATTCCAGAAACATTTCTTAGTATACAAAACATAGAAAGATTCATAAGTTCCTTGTATTTTCTAGGGATTATTTCATTATTCGTTAAATAACTGCGCAATTCACCCAACTTTTGATATAACTCTGGGTCTGATTGCTCCATGATCTCCCAATGAGGGGCTACCTTTGTTGTCATATTTTTTCCACTCTCCTTGTCATTTTTTTCAGCAATTGCATGTTAATAAATAAAGAAAAAAATAATGCTCTATTAATAGTTAACATCAACTACAGTGACGTTTCATCAAAAGTACACCTCCACTTTTCATGATATAATAAAGTATCGTATGTACCATTTATCGGTACATCGTACTCATTATCGTTACATTGATTATACAACCTAATTCTTTTTAGAGTCAACTCTATATTCTAAATTTTTTAAAATCTTTCAGTTATTAAAATAATTAGCTAGGTGCTTGTATAGCAAAATAATTAAATTAATCCAAAAGAATAAGTGAGTTAAAATAAAAACTAAAAAGGAAATAAACAAAAAAGAGTTTTTTTAATATCAAAAAAACAGTTGGATAATAAGCAAGCTTAAAAAATATACCGATGTGAAGAGAGGGCCACGTTCTACGCTTGGAGGAAGGTCAAGGTAGAACGTGAAAGTGTCACATCACGGGAAATCTGCAGATTTTCACTACTGAGCCTAGACAAGGGGCATATGGAGTTCGAAATTGTGGCTATAGCCCACCACATCTTGAAGTAGCAAGCCTCCGCAAGTTACTTTCAAAAATAAATTCTTCAAAACAAAAGCAGGTGGAGGAAAATCAATGATTTTTCTCCACCTGCTTTATTTTGAGACCTATCGGATAGCACCTTTTTCAAGTAGTTCTTTTTAAGTAACGAAGTCTACCATAATAACCAATAAAAAAAGAACATGTAAAAGGTAAATTTGAATTAAATTACCCAAAATTCTATTTGATTAACAATAGCCGTTTATTGTGCACTACCTAAGTTTTAATCGGGATTCGTCAATAGGGGAAAAAAGGTGCCAGACCCCCGGCACACTAACGCTTTACTCTACTAGGCTTCTGGCACCTATTCTTAGATGGAAGGAAGGACACCTAGCAGATGATCGTTTTAATAATTTGAATGAAGGCATCCATAATATAATGACATTGTCGCATGATACGATTTATGCAAATAAAAGGTAAGAAAGGATTCCGAATGCCAAAAATCCATTTATTAATGCAAAAAGAGTTTATTGATCCAACTAAACTAAAAAATTGTAGTGTCATCGTATTTGATGTTCTGCTAGCTACGACGACGATTACTCCCCTTCTGCAGCATGGAGCTAAAAAGGTCATCCCTGTTCTAAATGGGGATGCGGCCCTTTAAGGTAAAAAATCACTAAATTTATCAAAAGATTCCTGCATTTTAGCTGGTGAAGTAAATGGCTACTCACTTAATTCTTTCAAGTATCCTTGTCCATTAGAATTGATTGAATTGAATGTACACAGGAAAACCGTTATTCTATCAACAACAAATGGAACCTTCGCTTTGAAAAAATCATTAGACGCACAAATTGTATATGCTTCAAGTTTGCTAAATGGGAAATTTGTTGCACAAAATCTGCTACGGGCATATAACGGGCAATCGATTCTCCTAGTCTGCTCTGGCAACCATGGGCTTTTTTCAATGAAGAATTTGATTGGAGCTGGACATTTTGTTCACCATTTACTAAGTTTATCTGAAATAGAATTCCAATTATCAGATTCAGCAAAATTGGCCCTGCAATTTTACAATAAATGTGATGACAGGGTTTTAGAAGAAAACTTTCTAAACTGTCACACTGGTAATTTGTTATCTTCATTAGACTACAAATGTTCAATTTATCATTCTGTTCAACGTGATATCTACCCTGTTGTGCCAATTTTAAAAAAGAACGATATTCCTTACTTGGAAATAGAAACCACTTTATCCATTCAAAATAATTTATAAGCAGGAACATGATTCGATCCAATTTACATCAATAAGCAACTTGCTGTACACAAGTGGACATTAGTGATCGTTCGAAGGAAGATCAGAAAATACCGAAAGAGGGAGTGGATATTAGCCTATCCACTCGAAAAATTAAATAAGACTGTAGAAAACTCGATTTCTAGAGTTTTTCTACAGTCTGAGATGACTATTCGCTTTAAATTATTAACCACCATAAATAGGGGTAAGAAGAAGGATATGGTCTCCATCAAGAAGGGAATAATTTGCATCAACTATTTCTTCGTTTACAGCGATTAAAGCTTCATGATTCCACTTTACATTTATTTCTTGCAAAAATTGTTCTAACGTTTTTGCTGCTGTCTGATAATTACCACTTAGGTCCGTTTTCCCAAAAATGTTTGAAGTAACTTTTACTTCCATTGATTTAGACACGGACCTTCTCAAGGCTTGCTACCCCAATGGAATCAAGCTCATCATCGGTTAAGTCGAATACCGTTTTACTCGCTTTA
This genomic window contains:
- a CDS encoding carboxymuconolactone decarboxylase family protein — protein: MTTKVAPHWEIMEQSDPELYQKLGELRSYLTNNEIIPRKYKELMNLSMFCILRNVSGINTHAGLALNHGATKEEVFMTIAQTITIGGIPAYKEGIMATKELLEKEVE
- a CDS encoding SMP-30/gluconolactonase/LRE family protein, coding for MSQIKLDIYDEKFLNIFDPNEQIEVIESGFDFIEGPVWHPKEEHLTFSDIPASKIYRWSSKKGLTVLVDPTNKANGNYYDLEGRLVTCEHSTSLVSRRNVDGTNREVLVSKYNGKELNCPNDIVVKSDGSIYFTDPQFARTGPNAAKVGIPREKELDFQGVYRFDPKSGELTLLVSDFENPNGLCFSLDERLLYINDTPRMHIRVFDVLDDGTIANGRVWAETTGEEPGRPDGMKVDSLGNVYCTGPGGVHVFDKDANCLGVLKTPEKTANFTWGGSDFCSLFLASGTTLYRTQVKIPGMKHKIM
- a CDS encoding HpcH/HpaI aldolase family protein — translated: MNPIKSKLKQGQPVIGNFLLLPSPDIAEILALSGLDFVVVDMEHSPTNFEGAQHIFRAIKSGGSTPFIRVNTIDQSSIERALDIGAYGIHIPQVSTVEEVQNVVNWIKYYPQGSRGVSYNVRSGLYGLKTMEEQVKFANEEILIAISIENLEAVHNLEDILTVKDVDIINVAPHDLSQSMGFPGQVNHPKVQEMINYINKTSLEAGFNIGGYAKDSKQLASLLEQGVKYIKLPTSTQLISNMFKSLVDDIRSVL
- a CDS encoding MoaD/ThiS family protein, yielding MRRSVSKSMEVKVTSNIFGKTDLSGNYQTAAKTLEQFLQEINVKWNHEALIAVNEEIVDANYSLLDGDHILLLTPIYGG